tctattttttctaGCTTATTGATATAAAATTCAAGTTACAATAATAGAACTATTATACACCTTTTTTGGCCACAATTTTTATTGCTCTAAATCAAAACTAtgttattttatagtatttcattttattgtaaCAAGTAATgtggtataaataaaaaacagcaatgcaaaattaatttgaacagtattattttttaatatgtttaccCTGCATAGCGgacaaaaaatactaaaaaccaGAGGAAACATATAATACAAATCACTGCATAATTTTgatatgtaaagaaaaaaatgcctCAAATCTAAATGTGTACATGAAAGTTTCCAGTAGACCAATTTGAAATGTATGCTATTAACATTGCCATTTTGCATATTGCCATTTCAAGAAGTTTTAGTgcatatgtataatatattatagtatacaGCAGCAAATTTAATATGCAAGGAGTCAAAATGATGTGTCTAAGAGATGAACTTCTTTATTCAAATGTTAACTGGTGTAACTGGAAACAATTTTCCACCAGTTCCTTGACTGAGTTTAACTGTTCCATGAGGAGAAGCTATTTTGTTGGCAATGAGAGATACTACAATTAGCTCTGCTCCTTTAATGTCATCTTGCACCAATGACTGTAAATTTCTGTGTCTTGTTCCAGGTGTGCAAAAATGTCTGTGACCTCGAGCTATAACTGACAAACATTGTGTGCACCTTTTTTCTGCAGATGGAGGTTGTTGATTTGCACTTGATGTCCCTGGTGTTGCAATAGTTTGTTCCTTAGTTTGTTGCTTAGATGAGGATTGAACAAAGATTGGATGCTGTTGATTTAAATTGAGCCTACTGATTTGGCAAATGAGGCATTCACACCTATTTGGTGTTCTTGTAGAAGGCTTTATAACAATGGAGTCAAAATTGTAAAGTAGTGATAGTGGACTGTTCAAATCACCATTGTCTCTTTTTTGCAGGTGTTGCAAGTGTTGCAAATTCCTCTTGGAACTCTTTCATCCTCAAATTTCAAATCACTTTTTACAAGTTTCAGCACTTGTGCAATCATAAAGTCAGTTAATTCTCTGTCACATTTTCTCATGCACAAAAAGCAAACAGTTTTTCTGCAAACTTCATGAGTTCTGGCTTTGTTTGGCATTTTGATTTGTAACAAAAACGTTTTTCACCactgtaaacaaaaaacttgatatttatattttcctCAGAGTTGTTTACTTTCTACTTTTTATATTCTTTGGAacctaaaaagaattttttgggtactaaattactaaatattttttaaagttcagcTAGACATTTCTTATAAGTTTATTCACTTGACAAATACATTTACTTTCGCACTTTTAGCGAATAATTTtcacattaaaatatattttatagaaaatggtgaaatttaatttaagaggTTGAATTCCATGCTTTTACACTCAAATACTGATTAAGagcaattaaaataacaaaattacaaaaagaaacTAAACAGGAACTAAATTTTTCCAGACACTAAGCAAAGTACAAAAACATTAGCAGTAACTAAATTTAGTTCCACCATAAATAAGTTACCAACACTAATTTTCAggtattgtttttttgtgtaaGAGCAGTAGAGgggattatttttaaatgagagGTTATCCCCATTTtaggaaatttcaaaatattttaaactaaatttttacaaagcaggaattaaaaatatatcacatTATTTGTGCTAGtcattttattcataataatatgggtaaaaaaatatttcgatgaAATTACTGtaagataaaagtaaaaactattctaattaattgtgttttgtaatattttggtATCATTGTACAAGAACATTTTACTTTTgaagaaaatgatttttgacaatttttggttcttttttggatatttttactaaaaacttcaaattgctttttctcCCTTGGACGtcgataaaaattttttaaaatttgccagGTAAGTCACCTATGTGTTATAACAAGACCCCAAAAGGGTTTTTTCGGTGCTCTCCAAAAGTATTAACGTCTAATATTTACAcggtgtgtatgtatgtatgtatgtatgcatgtattaGGTAACCAAAAAAGTTCGTGCGGTTTTTGGTAATTGAAttgtttttagcattttttacaACACCCACATCGCACAAGGCAAGTAGCTTTGTTGCGTAATAGAATGCGTGTGTCACGCGCAGTTGCTGCATATATAGTGTAGGCTTGTAACGAGCTTACAGGAAAGGTTTTGTGTAAAGAAAGGATGGCAACCCAACCAACGATTATTCGATCTTGCTTACTTTACGAGTTCAAACTTGGAAGGAATGCAACACAAGCGGCCAAAAACATCTGCACAGCATTTGGAGAAGGTACAGTAAGTGAACGCACAGCACAGAAGTGGTTTCAGCGATTCTCTTCGGGAGATGAGTCCATCGAAGACCTGCCGCGTTCTGGACGCCCATTGTTGGTTGATGAGGATGAACTGAAGGACGCTGTCGAGTCTGACTCCAGCCAAACTTGCCAAGAACTTGCAGTGAGGTTTGCTGTGAGTGTTGAAACCATCCGCCTGCATCTGCATGCGATTGGGAAAGCGTGGAAGCTGAGTCGGTGGGTTCCGCACAAATTGTCGATCGACAACAAGAAGCAACGGCTTACGATCTGCACATCACTCTTATCACGCCACAATGTTGAGCCTTTTCTTGATTGTTTATTGACATGCGACGAAAAATGGATTGTGTACAACAATACCAAGCGTTGCTACCATTGGTTGTCCCCCGATGACCCCATCTCAAAGACACTCAAGCCCAATCTCCACGAGCGGAAGGTTTTGCTCTGCATTTGGTGGACTACAGCTGGTGTGGTGCATTACGAGCTGCTCCCAACAGGCCAAACCATTACTGGACTGGTCTACTCAGCACAGCTGCAACGAGTTCACGACCTGTTGCTTGTAAAGCAGCCTGCACTGGTGCACAGGAGAGGAGTTCTGCTTCTCCACGACAACGCGAGACCGCACACCGCTCGCGTGACTCAGGACAAGCTCCAAAGCCTTGGTTGGGAGAGTTTGCCTCATCCACCATACTCGCCAGAACTCTCCCCTACTGATTTCCATTTTTTCCTTTCCCTGGGAAATCATTTAAAAGGACAGCAGTTCCGAGACCAGGACGCGGTTGAAATGGAGTTGAAAGCTTTTATAGACTCAAAGGAATGAGAACTTTTTAGAAGTGGAATAAATAAGCTTGTTTTACGTTGGGAAAAGGTTTTAGATGCTAATGGTGactattttaatgaataaatgtACTTACTTTTGTcattttgtgtgtttttattaTATGCGGAAAAACCGCACGAACTTTTTTGGTTACCtgatatgtatgtatgtatgtatatatgtatgaatgtatgtatgtatgtatgtatgtatgtatgtatgtatgtatgtatgtatgtatgtatgtatgtatgtatgtatgtatgtattaggGTGGCTcataaaactacattttttgaaaatgtctgctggtaccccctaaatgagttttatgtaataaattaatactaaattaaaaaaaaaaattttaaatgaaaaaaacttttaggggttgctcaagacccttaaacatcagacaggtccctaatatttcgaaaaaaaagttctttaaaagcatattaagttgggtctcaaaagaagtaaaattttataaaaatttcaaaaataaaataaaaaaattatggaaacacaaattaaaaaagtttaattaaaaaaactatgaaaatatgtacttttttattttttgttgaaaaacaatagtttttaagccataaactttaaactagtaatctttatataaaataattaatgattttggatgttttataaaatttcacttcttttgagacccaattatatgcttttaaagaactttttttttcaaaatattaaagactcatttgatgtttaagggtcttgagcgacccctaatatttttttatattcaaaattttttaaatttagtattaatttattgcatagaaaacatttagggggtaccagcagacatcttcaaaaaatgtagttttatgAGCCACCctagtatatatgtatgtgtgtgtgtgtctatgtatgtatatatatatatatatatatatatatatatatatatatatatatatatatatatatatatatatatacaggtctTGTTAAGAAGCGCTACGCAGCTCGCATTTTATTTGCGAAAAGGCGATTTGCCTACGCGTTCAGCAGTTTAGCGCTACGCAAAAACTTAcatcttttagaatatttaaattatcttttgatTACCGTTAACGTGACGTTTATTCAGAAGAAATAAAGtcgtaagtaaaagcatttaaccgcaattgtaaaataatagatttttttgttaaataaacagtttgtttcataattttttttttgttattaaaaattagttaaaaaaaaaattgttttaagttttatcttaatgaattaaatatataaattccttttaaatataaaaattatttttagtcataataagtttaaaaaaatgcacgatttattttgatgtaaatattttattaataagatattttgtttattgttaattCAATAACGTAAAGTTTTAATGACgttcatttaatttatgaaaataaattatgatcACGAATATGTTATCGGTAACTgataaataacacaaaaaaactttattgtttaaaaacattaaaaagagttcacaaattaaataagaaaaaatgtattaacagttaataaaataaccaaaaaccaaatataaaatcataagaaaataaacaaatattttacgtttcatgaaaaaaatatttttttcaaaataaaatttagttcatatttgaaaagaaaatcataagaaaataaacaaatattttacgtttcatgaaaaaaatatttttctcaaaataaaatttagttcatattttaataagaacttagattttatttgtaacttttgttatagtgagaaaaaaacaaactgtttgtatgatttttaacacgttaataaaataactttaattacaatGCGGTACTTGAAAAGACGATAGTGACGCAATATAACTTCTAACgatgcaaaatatatttgctGAGTTGAGTTACTTAGAAATGCGCTACGCGTTTTCGCTACGCAGCGAAATCtcgtaacaaggcctgatatatatatatatatatatatatatatatatatatatatatatatatatatatatatatatatatatgtatatataagtatgtatatataagtatgtatatatgtatatatatatatatatatatatatatatatatatatatatagatatatatatatatatatatatatatatatatatatatatatatatatatatatatatatatatatatatatatatatatatatagatatatatagaacCCTTAGATGTTGTCCGaaagttttttccatattttgttgacaaaaagtaaaaatgaaaatgcaagaccggaattttttttttttaataatgatagactgcctgccccaACCAAACCTTtggttgatgtagcagcactcccttgcgggtcaggctatttgtcagtcaatgtagcagcactcccttgcgagtcaggctatttgtcagtcgatgtagcagcactcccttgcgagtcaggctatttgtcagtcgatgtagcagcactcccttgcgagtcaggctgtaagatagtcgatgtagcaacactccgcgcatgatttacagtaaaaaaaataaaaataaaaacattttattaaaaaaaataaaaataaaaacattgtttatattgttaaaaacattcaaaatgttttaaaaacattcagaatgtttttaaaaacattctggtCAATTAAATTCgcgtttttgtggtttttttaaaaaacgattaatttgtaattaaattaatggtTTTTACTTTCGTCCAACACGCAAATGTTGGACGaaagttaaaagtaattaaaagtgaCGTATATGTTGGCGTAAGAATCACTTTTTTCCTTCCGCTCTTCCCAAAGCCAACAAactatagatatatatatatatatatatatatatatatatatatatatatatatatatatatatatatatatatatatatatatatatatatatatatatatatatatatatatatatatatatatataagtatatataagtatatataagtatatataagtatatataagtatatataagtatatatatatatatatatatatatatatatatatatatatatatgtatatgtatatataaatatatatatatatatatatatatatataagtatatatatatatatatatatatatatatatatatatatatatatatatatatatatatatatatatatatatacagggcttgtGATGAAGCGAGCGCGATCGCGCTCCGCTAGTAAAACGCGCCCGTAAACGGTATTTTCAAACGTTCTAGACGCGATAAACAACGCTCGTTCAGCTTATAACGAGCGTATAAAATAACGCTCGTCCAATAgttcaagattatttttttattttcataaaatattttaaaaaaattatttattaaagatattctGTTGTCAAACAactgatataaaatataaaaagcacaACGTCGTTCTCTTTTGCACTAACGTAATGAATGAATGAGCAGTTTAAAGTCGTTAATCGTGACTAATTTCAATAATGGAATGTGCACGTGGAAACACAATGCGCAAATAAGATAAGAAtagaaaattagaaaaccattgtaagaaaattaaaactgcggagtatttttaatttgtgaaaatatcaagtaaaatttatttgatttattgtttgtaatattCCACACATCGTTTatgataaaacataaatatcaataatagagtaatttttaaaattagtttttgttcatagtatagattttttattaactattatttattttaactcaaatttaaaacaattctgtTGTTTAGAATGTTCGCAATTAAGGACATTCGAAAAGATAACTAAGTAATGAtgtcaatatttattaaatgaaaagttattattcttatttactattatttcaaattattcttgtgttatatttttaagataaaaaaacgtaatttaaaaaagaaattttagaaaaaaatttaataattagtttgaataaaaaatatcaagaaatataaaaaccattaaCCGGTATATGCCTGCCGGATTGCAGCAATattcaaattgaaaaatatatgtaatcttttctaaatatatattcaatcattttcaaatatatattcaatctttttcaaatatattcaatctttttcaaatatattcaatctttttcaaatatattcaatctttttcaaatatattcaatctttttcaaatatatattcaatattcCTGGGGAGAACGCGGCCAATCGGCTTTTGGTTGAACAAAACAttgtcaacatttaaaaatactttaataatattatttatagaaaaagcgTGTAGTTATAAAAAGCAGTTATACTTATACCGATATGGATAGTTATAGCAAAGTTGCATCTTTGTTAGAGGAAGCTTCTATTCTTCTTCGCACAAATCAAAGCACAAATATCAGCAGGCCACAATCGGAACTCACAATAACCTCCACATTACAAAGAGCTAGAGGAATGCTCAATGAAAGTGGTTCATCGGGTATTTTTAGGCGCCTTAATAGAAACGATAGATTAAGGTCGTCAGCACCATACAGTAGCAATATAGGCAACCACATAGGcaatcaaaataaatcaaagaaaatgACAAAAACATTAGAATTTGCACTAATTTCATCTACAGAAAATGATGAAGAACAATTCCTAAAATGGGATTCTGTAATTGCAAATGGAATTTTGATTATCAATGAATTCGATAGTGAACAAATAATAAGAGAGAAAATAAAGGAGTCGTTGCATGAAAAATTTCCTTTGCTGGGTTCAGATGAATTCGATTTTGTTAAAGtatcatgaaaaaaaatatcaaaattaaataaatgctCAAATATTGATTACTCATAtgatgttgtaaaaaaactagCTGGACAAGGGCTTTTATATTTACAGCTAAAAGAACGATGCAATGATCATCAAATGATCATTCCAACGGAAGTTATTGAAATTCCATCAGCTTCATTTGTATCAAAAAGTTCACAACTAATAGATCAAGAAGATGTTAATGAAGTTGATATACAGGAAATAAAAGAACTTACATCAGCTTCATTTGTAGCAAAAGGTTcagttgataaaaatatatatattgaaattgattttgaaaaccaaaaaattaaggaaattaaagaaaataatcttCAGGATCCAATAGAAATTTTAAGGTTTCTTCAAAAAACAATGATCAAGGGCAGAGTTCAAGATATAGAAAACATTGATGAAAACACGGATAAAGATTCTGAGACAAACTTTATTTGTATcgatcaacaaaatattttaatgtcaaCATTTGCTGAATTAGAATccgttgaaaattttttaattacatttgaaGTTGACTTTATGGGAGAACTAGCTAAGGATTATGGTGGTCCAAGGAGAGAGTGGATACGAGAATGCAATAGAATGATTAAAGAGAGATTATTTGATAGTGGTTTGAGAGAACTCTTTGCTGAGGAATATTACTTTGTAGGTTTGTTAATTGGTATTGCACTCTTTCAAGGAGGGCAGCTACCAACATATTTACCAGACAGCATCATTATTAAGATCACCGAAAATACAGCAGATATTTGTATATCTAATATACAAAAAggtttaaacaagtttaatttgATAAGGTTTTTCAAAGAGTTTCCACAATTACTTGAATTATTAAGATCTTCAAAAGTACAATTCACAgcaaaaatgcttttaaaattattgaagcCAAAATTTTCATCAGAAGGGTCGACAgctttagttaaagaaaaagagattTATTCTATGTTTGTGAAATATGTCAGAGaggtaagtttttttaaaatgtaaaacagtgATCACTGTGATGTTTTAGatgttacatataatatattatttaggttGCCAGTGGTAGAAGAGAGTGTGTTTCATTGGCAAATATTCTTTCTTTCGTCACTGGAGCTTCAGAAGAGCCTCTACTTGGGTTTGCATTGCAACCGTCTGTTGAATTTATTCCTACTATTGAAGCTGATGAAAAAGTAAAAGatctattatatttaataaaatagtagtatttaactgaaagattttgctcatactcaaaataaatatcggaataatttatttcattcaaatttagtttgttatcggaaactaaattataatttgaaagatgtatattattaaaatattatttttatagtctGTCAAGTCATGTTATCCAGCTACTGGTAATATGTAATCTAGTACAACCTGATTCATGTTAACATCAGGAAGGgcatttaattgtaaaaatgttgctttaacTTTTCTATAATGGTTTTTAAGTGTCACTATGAagtggtttggatggttcttcATAGTTTATGGTTTTTAGATTTCTTCATAATACAAAacttgcaaaattaaaaaacgtaaaaaagggCAACTTTGGCCCTGCATGTTTCTGCATGACTTTGTTtcacaatatatattttgttttaaaatgtttatattctCTACCATAACAGTGTTCCCACAGTCCTGCAATGTCCGGGACTAGTATCCTAGAAAGTCCTgggatttttctttttttttctcaagaatCCTGGAAAAGCCCTGGAATTTTTAAAGTGTAGGGGAAGTTCGTGTACCTAGGGCCCCGTATTTTCAACGTCAAAGTTTAATGCTCCGCACTTgtctaaaaattgtaaaactgaTATGATCAAATGTATATACCAATTACTTTCTATTGATATAAGTATAttgacttaaataaaaaagttccgCCATATAGAGgggtttgaaaaaaattggcCATAGGTACAgtgagcttttttttaattgtatccaATTTAATTGTAGACCAATTGTAGCCAATTTTTAATTGGCCACCAGCTATTGTACCTAGGATAATTTAGGTGCAAAGTGGGACAAAACCACCCCAGTTTACTTTAATTAGTGTGATTTCTATAATAagctaaaaacataaacaagaaTAATTTGCaagatcttgaaatttttttaataaatatgcaaAAATGTGTGTAAAAAAACTCCATGCTTGGATTTATGatgtaatttttcaaaaaaaggttattttcataaaaaattgtttttttaaataaaaataataaaactagaCATTCTTAAGTGTTGcaagttataataatatttttatttttgttcatttatagGATCAGAAGACACATGaagcatatatgtatataccaACTGCACATACTTGCTCTAATTGTTTAGTTTTGCCGCGTGGCTCGCTGTTATGCAAGCTTCCAGCTAATAATGACCTTTTTGATGTTTATGACATGGCAtttactaataacttttttggaaCAATATGATTTTGCGATATGTTTGATGATATTTTTACATGTTCTTATATGAAGTCTTACcaagtaatatataatatttgagaGAAAcgctaatctttttttttccaagtcTCTGGTTTACcctctaaaaatattaagagaCCGTCTAGAACgaatgcaaaaatttaaaaagtaaccCTATTATGGATAATTTCCATTTAGTAGCAAATGAATATATTGCTTGATTTGAATATAGGCTCAAAACGAATTACatggaagtaaaaaaatatagtactctcgagtccttaataaacaaccccccccccccatttcCACTGTGCCGTTTATTCCCACCCCACTTGTATTCTGGACTCAAGAGTATAGATACAAAGGATTCTATTCAGTAGAAACTATTCTGTACACATTAACAAGCAgctaatacaaaataaaatagaacaAGAAGTTAAATTCAtctgaaattataaataagattCAAATTTTTCCACCACAAGTGCTAAGGCTTCTATGTAAATGTCGATTGCCATTTCAGTGGATTCTTTAGACATATCTATTGAATTTCTGACGAATGCTTCAATATCAATTCTATTCGGAATACTAACTGAGTTAACAACAACATTGTTTAAATCGTGAGATAAAGGGCCGTCAACATCTACTCCATagatattaaaatcatttatatcattttcagtTTCATCTCTTGACATAGGATTGTCAATATTTATCATTCCCATAGTCCATATTTGATTGGGAGTCCAATTTATTTCTGTAGATAAACAATGGTCGTTGTACATAAGTTTAAACTCTTTCAAGGAAAGATTTATTCTTTCTAAATAAACTATATGCAGTGTGAACATGTGAATTGGATTTTCAATATCTAAAATGCTGCTCTGTTCCATAGcataaaaagtgtaataaaaaggTAACACGACGCATCGAAACACATCTCTCCATAACCTCTCTATTCTTTGATTTCTTGTGGAAGATCCAGCTAAAAAACTCCCTCTGCCATGACCTCTTCTTGCAATCATTTCATCACATATAAGAACATTTTCTACCCCAAAGTCTACTCTTATTCTTGAAGGCGTTGAAAACTCGCTTGtcgcatttaaaaaaagatttaacaccGTTTCTGCTAAATTATTTGTATTGGCTTCCAAAAACATTACTTTCCTTGATTTACCATCAATGCACCCATGTATTACGAATTTCCAACGAATTAGAGAGTGATGTCCATCTATATGCCATAAAGAATTTGGCCATGGTACATAATAAGATCGCCTTCTAACCAATGCTCCCCATCGCAATGCAGTATTCCTATGATCCACTCTGTTTAAACTAGAGCGGATTCTTCTTCTTTGTATATGGTAACCTTTTGATCTAAAATAACCAGATAATAATGGTTCCCCTGTTGCTACACCGTGACGAGATATGTATTCAGCTATAATTCTGTCTATTTCGTGGTCATTGATGTTGCTAAAACGAcctgttttgtttaaattaagttCATTTACTCTGCGATGAACTGTCCAACGTGAAACACCTAAAACCTTCGATGCAACATTCCAAGAAAAACCCAAACACTTAAATTCTTTTAGAACATTTTTTGGAATTTCGTACTTTGGCCTTCCAGGGGTTTTACTATATAACACATTAATATTGATACTGCagtattttgaagatttttcatGATAATAAAGGGAAAGCATTTTCCGAAtctccaaaaaaataaataatatattttctattctTTCTTTGTTGTTTAAATCACCAATAAACTCTTCATTAAAACTGTTCAATACTGGAATAATAACGGCAAATAATCACCACAAGTGgtttttccaataaaagattCAACttcatctagaaaaaatattaaatttttatatagatctGCACCCATGTCTTTTTCAATGATTTCGGTCgccatttttttgtttgccaTTAATTGTAGTTATTATCCTTCTATTTACGCGCGTAAATTGCTTTATCCCAGGAATAttgaatatatttgaaaaagattgaatatatttgaaaaagattgaatatatatttgaaaaagattgaatatatttgaaaaagattgaatatatatttgaaaaagattgaacatatttgaaaaagattgaatatatatttgaaaaagattgaatatatttgaaaaagattgaatatatatttagaaaatattgcatatatttttcaatttgaatATTGCTACAATCCGGCAGGCATACCGGTAAT
Above is a window of Hydra vulgaris chromosome 10, alternate assembly HydraT2T_AEP DNA encoding:
- the LOC136085695 gene encoding uncharacterized protein LOC136085695, with the protein product MIIPTEVIEIPSASFVSKSSQLIDQEDVNEVDIQEIKELTSASFVAKGSVDKNIYIEIDFENQKIKEIKENNLQDPIEILRFLQKTMIKGRVQDIENIDENTDKDSETNFICIDQQNILMSTFAELESVENFLITFEVDFMGELAKDYGGPRREWIRECNRMIKERLFDSGLRELFAEEYYFVGLLIGIALFQGGQLPTYLPDSIIIKITENTADICISNIQKGLNKFNLIRFFKEFPQLLELLRSSKVQFTAKMLLKLLKPKFSSEGSTALVKEKEIYSMFVKYVREVASGRRECVSLANILSFVTGASEEPLLGFALQPSVEFIPTIEADEKDQKTHEAYMYIPTAHTCSNCLVLPRGSLLCKLPANNDLFDVYDMAFTNNFFGTI